The Halioglobus maricola genome segment CACCGTTCAAGAGCGGAATACTTCATTCTGAATGGCATCCTGGACGAGGCAGAGCGACAGCTTAACTACGCCCTCAAACTCACCCAGAATGATTACCACACCTCGGCCCAGATCCAACAGCGCCTGCGCGATGTGGCGCTGCTACGACAGCAAATGGAAAGCCTCTAGCAGAGGCGCTTGTCTACGTCAGGCATTACCTTTCACAGTGACATTGAGCTCGGCGGCAAAGTCGAGCATGCGCCGCAGCGGCACCATGGCCCGCTCACCCAGAGCAGGATCGACGAAGACTTCGTTGTCATTCCGGTCGAAAACGCTTGCCAGGGTTTCCAGTTCATTCATTGCCATCCAGGGACAATTCGCACAGCTGCGACACGTGGCCCCTTCACCCGCGGTGGGCGCGATAATGAACTCTTTGTCCGGCGATAGCTGTTGCAGCTTGTAGAAAATGCCCTGATCGGTGGCCACGATAAAGCGCTGGTTGTCCATTTCCTGGGACGCGCGAATAATCTGAGTGGTCGATCCCACCCGATCGGCAAGCTCCAACACCGACGCGGGTGACTCAGGGTGCACCAGCACAGCGGCGTCCGGATAGACGTTCTTGAGGTCTGCGATGCCGCGCGCTTTGAACTCCTCGTGCACGATGCACGCGCCGTCCCACATGATGATATCGGCGCCGGTCTCGCGTCTCACGTAGTCGCCCAGATGCTGGTCCGGCGCCCAGATGATCTTCTCATCCTGCTCGGCCAGATGCTCGGCTACGTCCAGAGCGATACTGGACGTTACCACCCAGTCAGCTCGCGCTTTGACCGCGGCGGAGGTGTTGGCGTATACAACCACTTTGCGATCCGGGTGCTGATCACAGAACTCGGAAAACTCCTCGATGGGGCAGCCCAAATCGAGAGAACAGGTCGCCTCGAGAGTAGGCATCAGAACCCGCTTCTCAGGCGTGAGAATCTTGGCCGTTTCGCCCATGAACTTTACCCCGGCCACCACCAGAGTCTCAGCGGGGTGATCGTGGCCAAAGCGCGCCATTTCCAGGGAGTCTGACACGCAACCGCCGGTTTCCTCGGCAAGTGCCTGCACCACGGGCGAGGTGTAGTAATGGGCCACGATGGTCGCATTTTCCTCGATCAAGCGGGCCTTGATCAGGGCTTTCAGCTCGGCTTCGCGAGCAGGATCACTGCGGCGCTGTTCAGCATGGTCAAGATGATGCTGTACCTGCTGGCGAATCGTTTCCAGTTTGTCGGTTGCTATGCTCATAAATTTCGGAATGTGGAGGGGCAAACAGGCCGCGATTCTAGCACAGATTGGCAGCAGTGAAATCGTCCTATAAGCTGTCGCATCCAATCTGCGGATAGAACAACAATGAAGAAATA includes the following:
- the nadA gene encoding quinolinate synthase NadA, with amino-acid sequence MSIATDKLETIRQQVQHHLDHAEQRRSDPAREAELKALIKARLIEENATIVAHYYTSPVVQALAEETGGCVSDSLEMARFGHDHPAETLVVAGVKFMGETAKILTPEKRVLMPTLEATCSLDLGCPIEEFSEFCDQHPDRKVVVYANTSAAVKARADWVVTSSIALDVAEHLAEQDEKIIWAPDQHLGDYVRRETGADIIMWDGACIVHEEFKARGIADLKNVYPDAAVLVHPESPASVLELADRVGSTTQIIRASQEMDNQRFIVATDQGIFYKLQQLSPDKEFIIAPTAGEGATCRSCANCPWMAMNELETLASVFDRNDNEVFVDPALGERAMVPLRRMLDFAAELNVTVKGNA